One Caulobacter segnis genomic window carries:
- a CDS encoding CocE/NonD family hydrolase — protein MNLRSLRQAAVLCAALSLAAALPAASASTVPVDAKPEAEASVAEALLARYGAATTPDEMKRLYRLQIAAGRYEAAETSIDRLQAMYRPDQPRQANGLVPWRIYVRAKRHEARGMDADAALKTAFGEIFGALSDTQMAEVLPDYRGDLERVRDQYAVTAKACTDAVLRDCASAADVIAARQAVLAWTALWPASAALIRADAERRFVVDDRVLVPTPDGARIAVMIVRPRGSASTKKVALLNFTIYARDDWSFADAVKMAAHGYAGVVAYTRGKGRSPGPAVPYEHDGADAATVIEWLARQPWSDGRVGMFSGSYNASTQWAAVKHRPAALKAIATSASNAPGIDAPMQGNVFQTFMYPWPFYTTNTKGLDDKTYGDSARWAALERNWYVSGRHYRDLDRIDGTPNPIFNRWLDHPDYDAYWQRLIPYGEEFAKVDIPVFVQTGYYDGGMVGALYYLEQHYRYRPSADHRLLVGPYHHTAMQTGVLPTVRGYEVDQAAKIDLQDVRLKWFDHVFHGAPMPNILRDRINFQVMGSDRWRHASSLATMASKPLRLYLTGQREGARLLFSKTAPVSEREPELRVDLADRSDVDAAPSADGVDRNNALVFATAPLTKPIEVDGLFKARFRIVTNKRDFDLSVDFYERRADGTMLPLASYLGRASYMANRSRRQLLRPGHPQTLAFTSQTLTARLLAPGSRILAVIAIPKRPDTQINYGTGRAVSDESITDAGKPIEIRWRLGSYFDLGIR, from the coding sequence TTGAACCTACGCTCTCTTCGCCAGGCTGCTGTGTTGTGCGCGGCGCTGTCTCTGGCCGCCGCTCTGCCGGCCGCCAGCGCCTCGACCGTCCCGGTCGACGCCAAGCCTGAGGCTGAAGCCTCGGTCGCCGAAGCGCTTCTCGCGCGCTACGGCGCGGCGACCACGCCGGACGAGATGAAGCGTCTCTATCGGCTGCAGATCGCCGCCGGCCGCTACGAAGCCGCTGAGACCAGCATCGACCGGTTGCAGGCGATGTACCGGCCCGATCAACCCCGACAGGCGAACGGGCTCGTTCCTTGGCGCATCTATGTCCGCGCAAAGCGTCATGAGGCGCGTGGCATGGATGCCGACGCGGCGTTGAAAACAGCTTTCGGCGAGATCTTCGGCGCTCTGTCCGACACGCAGATGGCCGAGGTGCTTCCAGACTATCGCGGCGACCTGGAACGGGTGCGCGATCAGTATGCCGTCACGGCGAAGGCTTGCACTGACGCTGTCTTGCGTGACTGCGCGTCAGCGGCGGATGTGATCGCGGCCCGCCAGGCGGTCCTTGCCTGGACCGCTCTTTGGCCTGCCTCCGCCGCGCTGATCCGCGCCGATGCGGAGCGGCGCTTCGTCGTCGACGACCGCGTTCTGGTCCCCACGCCGGACGGCGCGCGGATCGCGGTGATGATCGTGCGACCGCGCGGGTCCGCAAGCACCAAGAAGGTCGCGCTGCTGAACTTCACCATCTACGCCAGGGACGACTGGAGCTTTGCCGACGCGGTCAAGATGGCCGCCCATGGCTATGCCGGCGTCGTGGCCTATACGCGCGGCAAGGGCCGCAGCCCGGGGCCTGCCGTCCCCTACGAGCACGACGGCGCCGATGCGGCGACGGTGATCGAGTGGCTGGCGCGCCAGCCCTGGAGCGACGGGCGCGTCGGCATGTTCAGCGGCAGCTACAACGCTTCGACGCAATGGGCGGCCGTCAAACACCGTCCGGCCGCCCTGAAGGCGATCGCGACCAGCGCCAGCAACGCGCCGGGCATCGACGCGCCGATGCAAGGCAATGTGTTCCAGACGTTCATGTATCCTTGGCCGTTCTACACGACCAACACCAAGGGCCTGGACGACAAGACCTATGGCGACAGCGCCCGCTGGGCGGCGCTCGAACGCAACTGGTATGTGAGCGGCCGGCATTATCGCGATCTCGACCGGATCGACGGGACGCCGAACCCGATCTTTAACCGGTGGCTGGATCATCCAGACTATGACGCCTACTGGCAAAGACTGATCCCGTATGGCGAGGAGTTCGCCAAGGTCGATATCCCGGTCTTCGTCCAGACGGGGTACTATGACGGCGGCATGGTCGGGGCGCTCTACTATCTGGAGCAGCACTATCGCTACCGCCCTTCGGCGGACCATCGCCTGCTGGTCGGCCCCTATCATCACACCGCGATGCAGACCGGCGTGCTTCCCACGGTGCGCGGTTATGAGGTCGACCAGGCGGCGAAGATTGACCTGCAGGACGTTCGCCTGAAGTGGTTCGATCATGTTTTTCACGGCGCGCCGATGCCCAACATTCTGCGTGATCGGATCAACTTCCAGGTGATGGGCTCCGATCGATGGCGACACGCCTCCAGCTTGGCCACGATGGCCAGCAAGCCGTTACGCCTCTACCTGACGGGCCAACGGGAGGGCGCGCGCCTGCTCTTCAGCAAGACGGCTCCGGTCTCCGAGCGTGAGCCAGAACTGCGCGTCGATCTTGCAGACCGCAGCGATGTCGACGCCGCTCCGTCGGCCGACGGTGTGGATAGGAACAACGCGCTGGTGTTCGCGACCGCGCCGCTGACCAAGCCGATCGAGGTGGACGGTCTGTTCAAGGCGCGGTTCCGCATCGTGACGAACAAGCGCGACTTCGATCTTTCCGTCGATTTCTATGAGCGACGCGCGGACGGGACCATGCTTCCGCTGGCCTCCTATCTGGGCCGCGCGAGCTACATGGCGAATCGAAGCCGCCGCCAGCTTCTTCGCCCCGGGCACCCGCAAACGCTCGCTTTTACGAGCCAGACGCTCACCGCCCGTCTGCTCGCTCCGGGAAGCCGGATCTTGGCGGTCATCGCCATTCCCAAACGCCCCGACACCCAGATCAACTACGGCACGGGGCGAGCGGTCAGCGACGAGTCCATCACCGATGCGGGCAAGCCCATCGAAATCCGCTGGCGGCTAGGGAGCTATTTCGATCTTGGGATCCGATGA
- a CDS encoding efflux RND transporter permease subunit — protein sequence MIAALIRWSVANRFFVLLGTLALIVAGGLAVRSTSIDALPDLSDTQVIIRTSYPGQAPQLVENQVTYPLATTMLSVPGAKTVRAYSFFGDSFVYVIFDDKTDLYWARSRVLEYLNQVQSRLPESARPSLGPDATGVGWVYEYALVDKTGGHDLSQLRSIQDWFLRYEMKTLPGVAEVSAIGGMVRQYQVVLDPQKLASFGVTHQQVVAALKGANAEAGGSVLELGEAEYMVRATGYLKTIEDFQAVPLKTAAGGAPVRLGDVATIQVGPEMRRGIAELNGQGEVAGGVVILRSGENARTTIAAVKAKLAELKKSLPPGVEVVTTYDRSGLIDRAVHNLTGKLLEEFLVVALVCALFLGHLRSALVAIISLPLGVLAAFLVMKSQGMDANIMSLGGIAIAIGAMVDAAVVMIENAHKKLERWAHEHPGETLDGETRWTVITEAAAEVGPALFFSLLIITLSFIPVFTLQAQEGRLFRPLAFTKTYAMAAAAILSVTLIPVLMGYLIRGRIPDEAANPINRVLTAVYRPLLDRVMRRPRTTLIVALLAFATTAWPLAHLGGEFMPNMDEGDLLYMPSALPGLSAAKAGQLLQQTDRMIKTVPEVESVFGKAGRAESATDPAPLEMFETTIRFKPRDQWRPGMTPDKLVAELDQRVRVPGLTNVWVPPIRNRIDMLATGIKSPIGVKVSGASLAELDRIARKVEGVAKGVPGVSSALAERLTGGRYVDVRIDRAAAARFGLNIDDVQSIVSGAIGGETIGQTVEGLARYPISVRYPRELRDSLEGLRALPILTPGGAQITLGTVAQVQIADGPPMLKSENGRPTTWVYVDVRDRDLASVVGDLREAVSQKVRLSSGVSVSYSGQFEYLQRAADRLKIVVPATLLIIFVLLYVIFRRFDEAGLIMATLPFALTGGIWTLYLAGFHQSVATSVGFIALAGVSAEFGVVMLIYLKHAMDTLGPDPTPDQVEAAVREGALLRVRPKAMTVAVILAGLAPILWGHGTGSEVMSRIAAPMIGGMLTAPLLSMFVIPAGYLLLRRRKEL from the coding sequence ATGATCGCCGCCCTCATCCGCTGGTCGGTCGCCAACCGCTTCTTCGTGCTGCTCGGCACCCTGGCGCTGATCGTGGCTGGCGGGCTGGCCGTACGCTCGACCTCGATCGACGCCTTGCCCGATCTCTCCGACACCCAGGTGATCATCCGCACCAGTTATCCAGGCCAGGCCCCACAGTTGGTCGAGAACCAGGTCACCTATCCCCTGGCCACCACCATGCTGTCGGTGCCGGGAGCCAAGACCGTGCGCGCCTATTCATTCTTCGGCGACAGCTTCGTCTACGTGATCTTTGACGACAAGACCGACCTCTACTGGGCTCGCTCGCGCGTCCTGGAGTACCTCAACCAGGTCCAGAGCCGTCTTCCAGAGAGCGCTCGCCCCTCGCTCGGCCCGGACGCCACCGGGGTCGGCTGGGTCTACGAGTACGCCTTGGTCGACAAGACCGGCGGCCACGACCTCAGCCAGCTGCGATCGATCCAGGACTGGTTCCTGCGCTACGAGATGAAGACCCTGCCGGGCGTGGCCGAGGTCTCGGCGATCGGCGGCATGGTGCGCCAGTATCAGGTCGTGCTCGATCCGCAGAAGCTGGCCAGCTTCGGCGTCACCCACCAGCAGGTGGTCGCCGCGTTGAAAGGCGCCAACGCCGAGGCCGGCGGCTCGGTGCTGGAACTAGGCGAGGCCGAGTACATGGTCCGCGCCACCGGCTATCTGAAAACGATCGAGGACTTCCAGGCCGTGCCGCTGAAGACGGCGGCCGGCGGCGCCCCAGTGCGCCTCGGCGACGTGGCGACGATCCAGGTCGGCCCGGAGATGCGGCGCGGTATCGCCGAACTCAACGGCCAGGGCGAGGTGGCTGGCGGCGTGGTGATCCTGCGCTCCGGCGAAAACGCCCGCACGACGATCGCGGCGGTGAAGGCCAAGCTGGCCGAGCTGAAGAAGAGCCTGCCGCCCGGCGTCGAGGTGGTCACCACCTACGACCGCTCGGGCCTGATCGACCGCGCCGTCCATAACCTGACCGGCAAGCTCCTGGAGGAGTTCCTGGTCGTGGCCCTGGTCTGCGCACTGTTCCTGGGCCACCTGCGCTCGGCTCTGGTGGCGATCATCTCCCTGCCGCTGGGCGTCCTGGCCGCGTTCCTAGTGATGAAGAGCCAGGGCATGGACGCCAACATCATGTCGCTGGGCGGCATCGCCATCGCCATCGGGGCCATGGTCGACGCGGCCGTGGTGATGATCGAGAACGCCCACAAGAAGCTGGAGCGCTGGGCGCACGAGCATCCGGGCGAGACGTTGGACGGCGAGACCCGCTGGACGGTGATCACCGAGGCCGCCGCCGAGGTCGGTCCGGCGCTGTTCTTCAGCCTCCTGATCATCACCCTGTCGTTCATCCCGGTCTTCACCCTACAAGCGCAGGAAGGCCGGCTCTTCCGGCCCCTGGCCTTCACCAAGACCTACGCCATGGCGGCGGCGGCCATCCTGTCGGTGACCCTGATCCCGGTGTTGATGGGCTACCTGATCCGCGGCCGAATTCCCGACGAGGCGGCCAATCCCATCAACCGCGTGCTGACGGCGGTCTACCGCCCGCTCCTGGACCGGGTGATGCGTCGCCCCAGGACCACCCTGATCGTCGCCCTGCTGGCCTTCGCGACCACTGCCTGGCCGCTCGCCCATCTGGGCGGGGAGTTCATGCCCAACATGGACGAAGGCGACCTGCTGTACATGCCCTCTGCCTTACCGGGGTTGTCGGCGGCCAAGGCCGGACAGCTGCTCCAGCAAACCGACCGGATGATCAAGACCGTGCCGGAAGTCGAGAGCGTGTTCGGCAAGGCCGGCCGGGCGGAAAGCGCCACCGATCCGGCCCCGCTGGAGATGTTCGAGACCACCATCCGCTTCAAGCCGCGCGACCAATGGCGGCCGGGCATGACGCCCGACAAGCTGGTCGCCGAACTCGATCAGCGCGTCCGCGTGCCCGGCCTGACCAATGTCTGGGTCCCGCCGATCCGCAACCGCATCGACATGCTGGCCACCGGCATCAAGAGCCCGATCGGGGTCAAGGTGTCGGGGGCCAGTCTGGCGGAACTAGACCGCATCGCTCGCAAGGTCGAGGGCGTGGCCAAGGGCGTGCCCGGCGTCAGCTCGGCCCTAGCCGAGCGCCTGACCGGCGGACGTTATGTCGACGTCCGCATCGACCGCGCCGCCGCCGCTCGGTTCGGGCTCAATATCGACGACGTCCAGTCGATCGTCTCCGGGGCGATCGGCGGCGAGACCATCGGCCAGACGGTCGAGGGCCTGGCCCGCTATCCGATTAGTGTCCGCTATCCGCGCGAGCTGCGCGACAGCCTGGAAGGCCTGCGGGCCCTGCCGATCCTCACCCCCGGTGGCGCGCAGATCACCCTGGGCACGGTGGCGCAGGTCCAGATCGCCGACGGACCGCCGATGCTGAAGAGCGAGAACGGCCGGCCCACGACCTGGGTCTATGTCGACGTCCGGGACCGGGACCTGGCCTCGGTGGTCGGCGATCTGCGTGAAGCGGTGAGCCAGAAGGTGCGGCTCTCGTCCGGCGTCAGCGTCTCCTATTCGGGCCAGTTCGAATATCTGCAGCGTGCCGCCGACCGGCTGAAGATCGTGGTGCCGGCCACCCTGCTGATCATCTTCGTCCTGCTCTACGTGATCTTCCGCCGCTTCGACGAGGCGGGGCTGATCATGGCCACCCTGCCCTTCGCCCTGACCGGCGGGATCTGGACTCTCTACCTGGCGGGCTTCCACCAGTCGGTAGCCACCAGTGTCGGCTTCATCGCCCTGGCCGGGGTCTCGGCCGAGTTCGGGGTGGTGATGCTGATCTATCTCAAGCACGCCATGGACACGCTAGGACCGGACCCGACGCCCGATCAGGTCGAGGCCGCCGTGCGGGAAGGCGCCCTGCTGCGGGTACGGCCCAAGGCCATGACCGTGGCCGTGATCCTGGCCGGTTTGGCTCCGATCCTGTGGGGCCATGGCACCGGCTCCGAAGTGATGAGTCGCATCGCCGCCCCGATGATCGGCGGCATGCTGACCGCGCCCCTGCTGTCGATGTTCGTGATCCCGGCCGGCTATCTGCTGCTGCGCCGAAGGAAAGAATTGTAA
- a CDS encoding NAD(P)H-hydrate dehydratase produces the protein MRKLSRLGPALLKSMPLPAVGDGGKDERGRVLVIGGGLELAGAVALAGVAALRAGAGKLQLATAASVVPTLTVAVPEARVFALPETKAGLLAARAAAILSKHLEGCDAVLVGPGMMHDNQNLAAKVLAVVQEQAIVLDAGAMAAAECRKPSAGSPLRVLTPHAGEMARLLDVEKAAIEADPVAAAHEAARRFSAVIAMKGAETVVVSPDGQAALYPGGGAGLGTSGSGDVLAGLITGLLARGAAPFQATAWGVWLHGEAGKRLARRIGPLGFLAREIADEVPGLLASVPPRQSA, from the coding sequence ATGAGAAAGCTTTCGCGCCTGGGCCCGGCCCTGCTCAAGTCTATGCCGCTACCGGCCGTTGGCGACGGCGGCAAGGATGAGCGGGGCCGCGTGTTGGTGATCGGCGGGGGCCTCGAACTGGCCGGGGCCGTCGCCCTGGCGGGCGTGGCGGCGCTGCGGGCGGGGGCCGGCAAGCTGCAGTTGGCGACCGCCGCCAGCGTGGTCCCGACCCTGACCGTGGCCGTGCCCGAGGCGCGGGTCTTCGCCCTGCCCGAGACCAAGGCGGGTTTGCTCGCGGCGAGGGCCGCCGCGATCCTGTCCAAGCACCTGGAGGGCTGCGACGCCGTTCTGGTCGGGCCAGGGATGATGCACGACAACCAGAACCTGGCGGCCAAGGTGCTGGCCGTGGTTCAGGAGCAAGCCATCGTTCTGGACGCGGGCGCCATGGCCGCGGCCGAGTGTCGGAAGCCGAGCGCTGGTTCGCCTCTACGGGTTCTGACACCCCATGCCGGCGAAATGGCCCGCCTGCTCGACGTCGAGAAGGCGGCCATCGAGGCCGACCCGGTCGCCGCGGCGCATGAGGCGGCCCGCCGGTTTTCGGCGGTGATCGCGATGAAGGGCGCGGAGACCGTCGTGGTCTCTCCCGACGGTCAGGCGGCGCTTTATCCCGGCGGCGGGGCCGGCCTTGGCACCTCGGGATCGGGCGACGTCCTGGCGGGTCTGATCACCGGCCTGCTCGCGCGCGGGGCCGCGCCCTTTCAAGCCACGGCCTGGGGTGTCTGGCTGCACGGCGAGGCTGGCAAGCGCCTGGCGCGGCGCATTGGCCCGCTCGGCTTCCTGGCGCGGGAAATCGCCGATGAGGTTCCCGGCCTGTTGGCGTCCGTCCCACCCCGCCAGTCGGCATAG
- a CDS encoding LytTR family DNA-binding domain-containing protein produces MLAVAVIGCAYTVTIFVARDDTDLGAAFVGGIANTIPVILFGGLVRRFIIEKLVGRSAIRQTLGHAVLCTAFSVLSFWVLIILLGMANGASPFAFEVKPFGKGSAWQLLENATTYAVIAALSYLQAWRPISNAKWAASEAEVTLPAPPSDREVPRKRQASRHFIRSGEDILPVDVSRVVCITGADDYSDVATLDRNHLVRMTLAEFEKSLDAAIFVRVHRSSIVNVDLIERAEPAGGGRMLLHMANGQAIQSSRAGARLLRARII; encoded by the coding sequence ATGCTCGCGGTCGCTGTCATCGGCTGCGCCTACACGGTGACGATCTTCGTTGCGCGTGATGATACTGATCTTGGCGCCGCGTTTGTGGGGGGCATCGCCAACACCATCCCCGTTATCCTCTTCGGCGGCTTGGTGCGGCGCTTCATCATCGAGAAGCTGGTCGGTCGCAGCGCGATCCGCCAAACCCTAGGCCACGCCGTTCTGTGCACGGCGTTTTCGGTGTTGTCGTTTTGGGTTCTGATCATCCTGCTGGGTATGGCGAACGGCGCTTCTCCCTTCGCCTTCGAAGTGAAGCCATTTGGGAAGGGAAGCGCCTGGCAGTTGCTGGAAAACGCGACGACCTATGCCGTCATCGCCGCCTTGTCCTATCTCCAGGCCTGGCGACCTATTTCGAACGCCAAGTGGGCAGCCAGTGAAGCGGAGGTCACGCTCCCCGCACCGCCCTCGGATCGGGAAGTCCCGCGCAAACGGCAGGCGTCACGCCATTTCATTCGTAGCGGCGAGGACATCCTCCCGGTGGACGTCAGCCGGGTCGTCTGCATCACTGGCGCCGACGACTATTCCGACGTGGCGACGCTCGATCGCAATCATCTCGTCCGCATGACACTGGCCGAATTCGAAAAATCTCTCGACGCCGCCATATTCGTGCGCGTCCACCGCTCCTCGATCGTCAATGTCGATCTGATCGAGCGTGCGGAACCCGCAGGCGGGGGCCGGATGCTGCTGCACATGGCCAATGGCCAGGCTATCCAGTCGAGCCGAGCAGGGGCGCGACTCCTGCGTGCGCGGATCATTTAA
- a CDS encoding efflux RND transporter periplasmic adaptor subunit: MTPSSSMKALLAGGAALVVLAGAGGYGLARLTAKPAMPATSADDRKVLYWYDPMVPAQHFDKPGKSPFMDMQLVPKYAGDAETVGSGAGVRIDPSAAQNLGFRLATVEEGALSGGLTATGIVDFNQRDIAVVQARSGGFVQRVYGRAPGDVIAVGAPLADLLVPEWGGAQAEYLAVRRTGDVALTAAARQRLRLLGIPDGVVASLDRDGRPRTTITVTAPSGGVISKLDVRAGMTVAMGQTLAEINGLSKVWVTAAVPEAQAGQLRPGQGVGVTLAAYPGETLRGTVQAVLPQAQGDSRTLQARIELPNRDGRLKPGMFATIAFDGAARTALLVPSEAVIRTGARNVVMLAADGGRYQAVEVRTGREAGGRTEILAGLSSGQRIIASGQFLVDSEASLAGLQVQPLPAPNAPTGRSDMTMAKPMAPAKPALAEATGRVEQVTNNGVTLSHGPVPAIGWPAMTMAFRADPMLLRGLKVGDQVSFAFDPPPAAPTVRRIAKIGGGA; this comes from the coding sequence ATGACCCCGTCCTCCTCGATGAAGGCGCTGCTCGCGGGCGGCGCCGCCCTGGTCGTCCTGGCCGGAGCCGGCGGCTATGGCCTGGCCCGCTTGACCGCCAAGCCGGCGATGCCGGCGACCTCGGCCGACGACCGCAAGGTGCTCTACTGGTACGACCCGATGGTCCCGGCCCAGCATTTCGACAAGCCGGGCAAATCGCCGTTCATGGACATGCAGCTGGTCCCCAAATACGCCGGCGACGCCGAGACCGTCGGTTCGGGGGCGGGCGTCCGCATCGACCCGTCGGCCGCCCAGAACCTCGGCTTCCGGCTGGCGACCGTGGAGGAAGGCGCGCTCTCCGGCGGCCTGACCGCCACCGGGATCGTCGACTTCAACCAGCGTGACATCGCCGTGGTCCAGGCCCGTAGCGGCGGGTTCGTGCAGCGGGTCTACGGCCGCGCGCCGGGCGACGTGATCGCCGTCGGCGCGCCGCTGGCCGACTTGCTGGTTCCCGAGTGGGGTGGCGCCCAGGCCGAATATCTCGCCGTCCGGCGGACCGGCGACGTGGCCCTGACCGCCGCCGCCCGCCAGCGCCTGCGCCTGTTGGGCATCCCCGACGGCGTGGTCGCCAGCCTCGACCGCGACGGCCGGCCACGCACGACGATCACCGTCACCGCGCCGTCGGGCGGGGTGATCTCCAAGCTCGACGTGCGGGCCGGCATGACCGTGGCCATGGGCCAGACCCTGGCAGAGATCAACGGCCTCTCGAAGGTCTGGGTCACGGCCGCCGTGCCCGAGGCGCAGGCCGGCCAACTGCGTCCTGGCCAAGGCGTCGGCGTCACCCTGGCGGCCTATCCGGGCGAGACCTTGCGCGGGACGGTCCAGGCCGTGCTCCCGCAGGCCCAGGGCGACAGCCGCACCTTGCAGGCGCGGATCGAACTCCCCAACCGCGACGGCCGTCTCAAGCCCGGCATGTTCGCCACCATCGCCTTCGATGGGGCGGCCCGCACCGCTTTGCTGGTGCCGTCCGAGGCGGTGATCCGCACTGGGGCGCGCAACGTGGTGATGCTGGCCGCGGACGGCGGCCGCTACCAAGCTGTCGAGGTCCGGACGGGTCGCGAGGCCGGCGGCCGAACGGAGATCCTGGCGGGACTGTCTTCGGGTCAGCGGATCATCGCCTCAGGTCAGTTTCTAGTCGACTCCGAGGCCAGCCTGGCCGGCTTGCAGGTCCAGCCGCTTCCGGCGCCGAACGCGCCGACAGGGCGAAGCGACATGACCATGGCCAAGCCCATGGCGCCGGCCAAACCGGCCTTGGCCGAAGCGACCGGCCGCGTCGAGCAGGTGACCAACAATGGCGTCACCCTGTCCCACGGGCCCGTGCCGGCGATCGGCTGGCCGGCCATGACCATGGCCTTCCGCGCCGACCCCATGCTGCTGCGCGGCCTGAAGGTCGGCGACCAGGTCAGCTTCGCCTTCGATCCGCCGCCGGCCGCCCCGACGGTCCGGCGCATCGCCAAGATCGGCGGTGGCGCATGA
- a CDS encoding histidine phosphatase family protein — protein MEQRWPDRLWIVRHGQSAGNVARDAADAAGLGRIDIADRDMDVALSPLGREQATALGRWFSAQPEEARPRTIMASPYRRAVQTSQIIRDQGGLVSKSQKFCVDERLREKEFGVLDRLTRVGIEAQFPEQAEFRRLLGKFYHRPPGGESWCDVILRLRSLLDTMSLHYAGDRVMIVAHQVVVLCLRYLLESLSEEEILTIDRQADIANCGVTEYRYDPDAEPDGGLRLVRYNFTAPLEQQSAPVTAEPDANVAAR, from the coding sequence ATGGAACAGCGCTGGCCAGACCGCCTCTGGATTGTCCGCCACGGCCAGAGCGCCGGCAATGTGGCTCGCGACGCGGCCGACGCGGCGGGCCTCGGCCGCATCGACATCGCCGACCGCGACATGGACGTGGCCCTTAGCCCCCTAGGGCGCGAGCAAGCCACGGCGTTGGGGCGATGGTTTTCGGCCCAGCCGGAAGAGGCGCGCCCGCGCACGATCATGGCCTCACCCTACCGGCGCGCGGTCCAGACCAGCCAGATCATTCGCGACCAGGGCGGTCTGGTGTCCAAGAGTCAGAAGTTCTGCGTCGACGAGCGTCTGCGCGAGAAGGAGTTCGGCGTTCTGGATCGCCTGACCCGCGTCGGCATCGAAGCGCAGTTTCCCGAGCAGGCCGAGTTTCGTCGCCTGCTGGGCAAATTCTATCATCGGCCGCCCGGCGGAGAGAGCTGGTGCGATGTGATCCTGCGGCTGCGCAGTCTGCTCGACACCATGAGCCTGCACTATGCCGGCGACCGGGTGATGATCGTCGCCCACCAGGTGGTCGTTCTTTGCCTGCGCTACCTGCTCGAGAGCCTCAGCGAAGAAGAGATCCTGACCATCGACCGCCAGGCCGACATCGCCAACTGCGGCGTGACCGAATACCGCTACGATCCCGACGCGGAGCCCGACGGGGGCCTGCGGCTCGTCCGCTACAATTTCACCGCGCCGCTGGAACAGCAGTCCGCCCCGGTCACCGCCGAACCCGACGCCAATGTCGCGGCGCGATGA
- a CDS encoding TraB/GumN family protein, whose amino-acid sequence MKGPRTPLPELALQASADAPLPEIQRTRRQFFNYGLPAACVALAPGSVLAAPKAPLWTVKKGGKLTYVLGETLPRPVDWHAPEILALLERCGRLWTETNQIYRRPGGELIKQFGMSTAPSPLELLSPEQLARLKTAMALTAVSMNGLAGARPWLIGATIEDAGYRAAGLTGKSANAVLSARATEIGVPVSSEFEVKDDVFAWFAGMTPKQEAQFLCYAVDGALLGREGAERISTEWLAGRQTAAADFVDHERRDYPELYAKLTVERNRAWVPRFETMLSGPKPALVVVGLYHLVGPESMLVQLRRAGFEVN is encoded by the coding sequence ATGAAGGGACCGAGGACGCCGCTGCCTGAGCTTGCTCTCCAGGCAAGTGCCGATGCCCCGTTGCCTGAAATTCAGCGCACGCGACGCCAGTTCTTCAACTATGGCCTCCCCGCAGCTTGCGTTGCTTTAGCGCCAGGATCGGTGCTTGCCGCGCCCAAGGCGCCGCTCTGGACCGTGAAGAAGGGCGGCAAGCTCACCTATGTTTTAGGCGAAACCCTGCCCCGCCCCGTGGATTGGCATGCCCCTGAGATCTTGGCGTTGCTCGAGCGTTGCGGCCGTCTATGGACCGAGACGAACCAAATCTACCGGCGTCCCGGTGGGGAGCTCATCAAGCAGTTTGGCATGTCGACGGCGCCGTCGCCTCTGGAGCTGCTGTCGCCGGAGCAGTTGGCCCGCTTGAAGACCGCAATGGCTCTGACCGCCGTATCCATGAACGGTCTGGCTGGCGCGCGGCCGTGGCTGATCGGCGCGACGATCGAGGACGCTGGTTACCGAGCCGCAGGTCTGACCGGGAAATCGGCCAACGCCGTTCTCAGCGCACGGGCCACCGAAATCGGGGTTCCAGTCTCGAGCGAGTTCGAGGTGAAGGACGACGTCTTTGCCTGGTTCGCCGGCATGACCCCGAAACAGGAGGCGCAGTTCCTTTGCTACGCCGTCGATGGCGCGTTGCTGGGCCGCGAAGGGGCCGAGCGCATATCGACAGAATGGCTCGCGGGCCGACAGACGGCGGCGGCGGATTTTGTCGATCACGAACGTCGCGATTATCCGGAGCTTTATGCCAAACTCACGGTCGAACGGAATCGCGCTTGGGTTCCGCGTTTCGAGACGATGCTGAGCGGTCCGAAGCCGGCGCTGGTCGTTGTCGGCCTCTATCACCTCGTCGGCCCAGAAAGCATGCTGGTCCAGTTACGGCGCGCCGGATTTGAGGTCAACTGA